The following coding sequences are from one Rathayibacter sp. SW19 window:
- the map gene encoding type I methionyl aminopeptidase yields MGVNLRRSIYKSSAQLRLMIEPGLATADSLAAVRAAVRPGVTTAELDALAEAAILARGGRPNFMLEPGYHHTICASVNEDVVHGIPGSRVLRPGDILSVDSGAILGGWNGDAAISVVLDDPAHPTVVAQRQALSDVTEQSLWNGIARLASARYLNEVGDAIEEYIRSRGDYGILTDYVGHGIGRSMHEAPPVFNYSVRQKGPEVRPGLVVAIEPMVVLGSPETFVRDDGWTVATEDGQAAAHWEHSVAVHKDGIWVLTAHDGGAAGLAPFGLTPTPPA; encoded by the coding sequence ATGGGTGTGAATCTGCGGCGATCGATCTACAAGTCCTCAGCGCAACTGCGACTGATGATCGAGCCGGGGCTCGCCACCGCTGACAGTCTGGCGGCCGTTCGCGCCGCCGTGCGGCCCGGCGTGACAACCGCTGAATTGGATGCCTTGGCCGAGGCCGCCATTCTGGCTCGCGGCGGCAGACCCAACTTCATGCTTGAGCCCGGCTATCACCACACGATTTGCGCTTCCGTCAACGAGGACGTCGTGCACGGCATCCCCGGTTCCCGGGTTCTGCGGCCCGGCGACATCCTCTCCGTCGACAGTGGCGCGATTCTCGGCGGCTGGAACGGGGATGCCGCGATCTCCGTCGTTCTGGACGACCCGGCGCATCCGACCGTCGTCGCACAACGCCAGGCACTCAGCGACGTCACGGAGCAGTCGCTGTGGAACGGTATCGCCCGGCTCGCGAGCGCCCGATATCTGAACGAAGTAGGGGATGCGATCGAGGAATACATTCGCTCGCGGGGCGATTACGGCATCCTCACCGACTACGTCGGACATGGCATCGGGCGGAGCATGCATGAGGCGCCGCCGGTGTTCAACTACAGCGTGCGACAGAAAGGCCCCGAGGTGCGACCTGGCCTCGTCGTCGCAATCGAACCGATGGTGGTGCTCGGCAGCCCTGAGACGTTCGTACGCGACGACGGCTGGACCGTCGCAACAGAAGACGGGCAGGCCGCCGCGCACTGGGAACACAGCGTTGCCGTGCACAAAGACGGCATCTGGGTGCTGACCGCGCACGACGGCGGCGCGGCCGGACTCGCTCCGTTCGGGCTCACCCCAACGCCACCCGCCTGA
- the rplR gene encoding 50S ribosomal protein L18, whose translation MAIKTKSAARSRRHARLRKKIVGTEVRPRLVVTRSARHMFVQVVDDSKGFTLVSASTLEADLRTFDGDKTAKAHKVGELVAERAKQAGIDAVVFDRGGNKYAGRVAALADGAREGGLDL comes from the coding sequence ATGGCTATCAAGACCAAATCAGCCGCGCGTAGCCGCAGGCACGCCCGTCTCCGCAAGAAGATCGTCGGCACGGAGGTTCGCCCTCGCCTGGTGGTCACCCGTTCGGCACGGCACATGTTCGTGCAGGTCGTCGACGACAGCAAGGGTTTCACCCTCGTGTCGGCATCGACGCTCGAAGCGGACCTGCGCACCTTCGACGGTGACAAGACCGCCAAGGCCCACAAGGTCGGTGAGCTCGTCGCCGAGCGTGCGAAGCAGGCCGGTATCGACGCTGTCGTGTTCGACCGCGGCGGAAACAAATACGCGGGACGCGTTGCTGCCCTCGCTGACGGAGCTCGAGAGGGTGGATTGGACCTGTGA
- the rplF gene encoding 50S ribosomal protein L6, with protein sequence MSRIGRLPIDIPAGVDVKIDGQAVTVKGPKGELSLVVASPIEARLQENQVLVTRPDDERESRSLHGLTRTLINNQIIGVTQGYSKGLEIVGTGYRVAQKGSGVEFALGFSHPVNVEPPAGISFTVEGNNKLTVTGIDKQAVGEVAANIRKIRKPEPYKGKGIRYAGEVVRRKAGKSGK encoded by the coding sequence ATGTCGCGTATTGGAAGACTGCCCATCGACATCCCAGCCGGGGTCGATGTGAAGATCGACGGCCAAGCCGTCACCGTCAAGGGCCCGAAGGGCGAGCTGTCGCTCGTCGTCGCCAGCCCCATCGAGGCCCGGTTGCAAGAGAACCAGGTTCTCGTGACCCGCCCGGATGACGAGCGCGAATCGCGTTCGCTCCACGGCCTCACTCGCACCCTCATCAACAACCAGATCATCGGGGTCACCCAGGGGTACTCCAAGGGTCTGGAGATCGTCGGCACCGGTTACCGTGTCGCGCAGAAGGGCAGCGGCGTCGAGTTCGCGCTCGGCTTTTCGCACCCGGTCAACGTCGAGCCGCCGGCAGGCATCAGCTTCACGGTTGAGGGCAACAACAAGCTCACTGTGACCGGCATCGACAAGCAGGCCGTCGGTGAGGTCGCCGCGAACATCCGCAAGATTCGCAAGCCGGAGCCGTACAAGGGCAAGGGCATCCGCTATGCCGGCGAAGTTGTTCGCCGCAAGGCCGGAAAGAGTGGTAAGTAA
- a CDS encoding aminodeoxychorismate lyase: MSDPVIFTIDIHPDGGTAPDGGWASTVHRVETDAPTLYVTDLGASRGDGIFETFGVIDGHPQSVAAHLARLANSASLLELPAPNEEQWREAIRIAAAAVPTEVQCGLKLVLTRGIEGTGSPTGWIVASEAGSVFAERIAGIRVVTLDRGYPSDIAQRAPWLLAGAKTLSYAVNMAAQREARRRGADDAIFVSSDGFVMEAPTSTVIVRRGDTFVTPRADIGILPGTAQLALFDFYRNAGFDTKKVLIPVSELTDSDGIWLVSSVRLATPVTHIDGAPLAVDHAMTERMNAALLARDA; encoded by the coding sequence ATGAGCGACCCGGTGATCTTCACAATCGATATCCACCCCGACGGTGGCACTGCGCCCGACGGAGGGTGGGCTTCGACTGTGCATCGCGTCGAAACGGATGCGCCGACCCTGTACGTGACCGACCTCGGCGCCTCGCGCGGGGATGGCATCTTCGAGACGTTCGGTGTGATCGATGGCCACCCGCAGTCGGTCGCGGCGCACCTCGCCAGACTGGCGAACTCCGCGAGCCTTCTCGAGCTGCCGGCACCGAACGAAGAACAGTGGCGAGAGGCGATCCGCATTGCGGCTGCCGCCGTTCCCACCGAGGTGCAATGCGGTCTGAAGCTTGTTCTGACCCGCGGAATCGAGGGAACGGGCTCTCCGACGGGGTGGATCGTGGCGAGCGAGGCCGGAAGCGTGTTCGCGGAGCGGATCGCAGGCATCCGGGTGGTCACATTGGACCGCGGCTACCCGAGTGACATCGCGCAACGTGCCCCGTGGCTGCTCGCAGGCGCGAAGACGCTGTCGTATGCAGTCAACATGGCGGCCCAGCGGGAGGCACGCCGACGCGGTGCGGATGACGCGATCTTCGTCAGCTCAGACGGGTTCGTCATGGAGGCACCCACCTCGACCGTCATCGTGCGGCGGGGCGACACCTTCGTGACGCCGCGCGCGGACATCGGAATCCTGCCGGGCACGGCGCAGCTCGCGCTGTTCGACTTCTATCGCAACGCAGGGTTCGACACGAAGAAAGTACTGATTCCCGTGAGTGAGTTGACGGATTCTGACGGCATCTGGCTGGTTTCGAGCGTGCGACTGGCGACACCGGTCACGCACATCGACGGCGCGCCGCTCGCGGTGGATCACGCGATGACCGAGCGGATGAACGCAGCCTTGCTTGCGCGCGATGCCTGA
- the rpsQ gene encoding 30S ribosomal protein S17, whose amino-acid sequence MAAQDTTAATPAAPVEGKPATGSSARDVKDTAARNYRKSRRGYVVSDKMDKTIVVEVEDRVKHPLYGKVIRRTSKVKVHDEQNSAGIGDLVVINETRPLSATKRWRLVEILEKAK is encoded by the coding sequence ATGGCTGCACAGGACACCACCGCTGCAACCCCAGCTGCCCCGGTAGAAGGCAAGCCCGCAACCGGGTCGAGCGCGCGCGACGTCAAAGACACCGCTGCACGCAACTACCGCAAGTCACGCCGCGGATACGTCGTCAGCGACAAGATGGACAAGACCATCGTTGTCGAGGTCGAAGACCGCGTGAAGCACCCGTTGTACGGCAAGGTCATCCGCCGCACCTCCAAGGTGAAGGTGCACGACGAGCAGAACAGCGCCGGCATCGGCGACCTGGTCGTCATCAACGAGACCCGTCCGTTGAGTGCCACCAAGCGCTGGCGCCTCGTCGAGATTCTCGAGAAGGCCAAGTAA
- a CDS encoding adenylate kinase, translated as MSEAVEDVNVARGARLLIVGPPGAGKGTQARFIGTHFGIAEISTGDIFRYHITNETALGVQVKAIVSAGDYVPDSLTNAIVTERLSEDDCRNGFLLDGYPRTLEQVSYLDELLAERGQPLEAVVRLVADQDEIVSRLTKRAHEQGRADDTEGAIRHRQQVYLRETAPLIEVYRERGLLIEVDGLGDVDEIADRIRGALAARGIGEVDELAAP; from the coding sequence ATGAGCGAGGCCGTCGAAGACGTCAACGTTGCTCGTGGGGCACGACTGCTCATCGTCGGCCCGCCCGGTGCAGGAAAAGGCACCCAGGCGCGCTTCATCGGCACGCACTTCGGCATCGCGGAAATCTCGACGGGTGACATCTTCCGCTACCACATCACCAACGAGACGGCGCTCGGCGTTCAGGTGAAGGCGATCGTCTCCGCCGGAGATTACGTGCCGGATTCGCTCACCAACGCCATTGTGACAGAGCGATTGAGCGAGGACGACTGCCGGAACGGGTTCCTGCTCGACGGCTACCCACGCACGCTCGAGCAGGTCAGCTATCTCGACGAATTGCTCGCCGAGCGTGGACAGCCCCTCGAAGCGGTCGTGCGCCTCGTCGCCGATCAAGACGAGATCGTCTCACGCCTGACCAAGCGCGCTCACGAACAGGGGCGCGCAGACGACACGGAAGGCGCCATCCGTCATCGACAGCAGGTGTACCTGCGCGAGACGGCGCCACTGATCGAGGTCTATCGCGAACGCGGCCTGCTAATCGAGGTCGACGGGCTCGGCGATGTCGATGAAATCGCGGATCGCATCCGCGGGGCGTTAGCCGCGCGAGGCATCGGTGAGGTCGACGAACTTGCAGCGCCCTGA
- the rpsK gene encoding 30S ribosomal protein S11 produces MATPKSAVRKPRKKEKKNIAVGQAHIKSTFNNTIVSITDTQGAVISWASSGGVGFKGSRKSTPFAAQLAAESAARQAQEHGMKKVDVFVKGPGSGRETAIRSLQAAGLEVGSINDVTPQAHNGCRPPKRRRV; encoded by the coding sequence ATGGCAACACCCAAGTCGGCTGTTCGCAAGCCGCGCAAGAAAGAAAAGAAGAACATCGCCGTGGGCCAGGCCCACATCAAGTCGACGTTCAACAACACCATCGTTTCGATCACCGACACCCAAGGCGCCGTCATCAGCTGGGCATCCTCTGGCGGCGTCGGCTTCAAGGGTTCGCGCAAGTCGACCCCGTTCGCCGCGCAACTGGCCGCAGAGTCTGCGGCGCGCCAGGCGCAGGAGCACGGCATGAAGAAGGTCGACGTGTTCGTCAAGGGTCCGGGTTCCGGTCGTGAGACGGCGATCCGTTCACTTCAGGCTGCAGGGCTCGAGGTCGGCTCGATCAACGATGTGACGCCGCAGGCGCACAACGGATGCCGCCCCCCGAAGCGCCGCCGCGTCTAG
- the rpsM gene encoding 30S ribosomal protein S13, whose product MARLAGVDIPREKRVEVALTYIYGVGRTRALKTLAETEISGDIRVKDLTDDQLVALRDYIEGNYKVEGDLRREVAADIRRKVEIGSYEGIRHRKGLPVRGQRTKTNARTRKGPKRTVAGKKKAR is encoded by the coding sequence ATGGCACGTCTAGCAGGCGTTGACATCCCGCGCGAGAAGCGCGTGGAGGTCGCACTGACGTACATCTACGGTGTCGGCCGCACGAGGGCCCTCAAGACCCTCGCCGAAACCGAAATCTCGGGAGACATCCGCGTCAAGGATCTCACCGACGATCAGCTCGTTGCCCTTCGCGATTACATCGAAGGCAACTACAAGGTAGAAGGTGACCTTCGTCGCGAGGTCGCCGCGGACATCCGTCGCAAGGTGGAGATCGGCAGCTACGAAGGCATCCGCCACCGCAAGGGCCTGCCGGTGCGCGGGCAGCGCACCAAGACCAACGCTCGTACCCGCAAGGGCCCGAAGCGCACCGTCGCCGGCAAGAAGAAGGCCCGCTGA
- the rplN gene encoding 50S ribosomal protein L14: MLQQESRVKVADNTGAKELLTIRVLGGSGRRYAGLGDVIVATVKDAIPGGNVKKGDVVKAVIVRTVKQTRRADGSYIKFDENAAVILKSDGDPRGTRIFGPVGRELRDKKFMKIISLAPEVI; the protein is encoded by the coding sequence ATGCTTCAGCAGGAATCACGAGTCAAGGTCGCCGACAACACCGGCGCCAAGGAGCTCCTGACCATTCGCGTGCTCGGCGGCTCCGGCCGCCGTTACGCCGGTCTGGGCGACGTCATCGTCGCCACCGTCAAGGATGCAATCCCCGGCGGCAACGTGAAGAAGGGTGACGTCGTCAAGGCAGTCATCGTTCGCACGGTCAAGCAGACCCGTCGCGCGGACGGCTCGTACATCAAGTTCGATGAGAACGCCGCAGTGATCTTGAAGAGCGACGGCGACCCCCGTGGCACGCGCATCTTCGGGCCGGTCGGTCGCGAGCTTCGCGACAAGAAGTTCATGAAGATCATCTCGTTGGCACCGGAGGTTATCTAA
- the infA gene encoding translation initiation factor IF-1 produces the protein MAKKDGVIEIEGSVVEALPNAMFRVELTNGHKVLAHISGKMRQHYIRILPEDRVIVELSPYDLTRGRIVYRYK, from the coding sequence ATGGCCAAAAAAGACGGCGTCATAGAGATCGAAGGCTCTGTGGTCGAGGCCTTGCCCAACGCGATGTTTCGCGTCGAGCTGACCAACGGACACAAGGTTCTTGCCCACATTTCGGGCAAGATGCGTCAGCACTACATCCGCATCCTCCCCGAGGACCGGGTGATTGTGGAACTGAGCCCTTACGACCTGACCCGTGGCCGGATCGTCTACCGCTACAAGTAA
- the rplX gene encoding 50S ribosomal protein L24, whose product MANIKKGDLVQVITGATEERGGYRGKQGRVIEVQVEKNRVIVEGVNYVKKHVKVGQTQRGSTTGGIETHEAPIHISNVAVVDPETKKPTRVGHRNETVTKDGVTKTVRVRYAKKSGKDL is encoded by the coding sequence ATGGCGAACATCAAGAAGGGTGACCTGGTTCAGGTCATCACGGGCGCGACCGAGGAGCGCGGTGGATACCGCGGCAAGCAGGGTCGCGTGATCGAGGTGCAGGTCGAGAAAAACCGCGTCATCGTCGAGGGCGTCAACTACGTCAAGAAGCACGTCAAGGTCGGACAGACGCAGCGCGGCTCAACGACGGGCGGCATCGAGACGCACGAGGCACCGATCCACATCTCGAATGTGGCCGTGGTGGACCCCGAGACCAAGAAGCCGACCCGCGTCGGCCACCGCAACGAGACGGTAACGAAGGACGGCGTCACAAAGACGGTCCGCGTTCGTTACGCGAAGAAGTCAGGTAAGGACCTGTAA
- the rpsE gene encoding 30S ribosomal protein S5 has translation MEKPVETAAGSDTTSRDNARDNRRGGGGGGRDRNQGGRDRGGRDSDKSQFLERVVTINRVSKVVKGGRRFSFTALVVVGDGNGMVGVGYGKAREVPLAISKGVEEAKKNFFRVPRVDKTIPHPVQGEAAAGVVLLRPAAAGTGVIAGGPVRAVLECAGIHDVLSKSLGSSNTINIVHATVTALKQLEEPRAVAARRGLDYDQVAPARLLRIEAQAAEAAAAARQGAVKEGV, from the coding sequence GTGGAGAAGCCGGTTGAGACTGCTGCCGGGAGCGACACGACAAGCCGTGACAACGCGCGCGACAACCGTCGCGGCGGTGGCGGCGGTGGCCGTGACCGCAACCAGGGCGGTCGTGACCGCGGCGGTCGCGACTCGGACAAGAGCCAGTTTCTTGAGCGCGTCGTCACTATCAACCGTGTCTCCAAGGTGGTCAAGGGCGGTCGTCGCTTCAGTTTCACCGCGCTGGTCGTCGTGGGAGACGGCAACGGAATGGTCGGGGTCGGCTACGGCAAGGCCCGCGAGGTTCCGCTCGCCATCTCGAAGGGCGTCGAAGAGGCGAAGAAGAACTTCTTCCGCGTGCCCCGCGTCGACAAGACGATCCCGCACCCCGTGCAGGGCGAGGCTGCTGCAGGCGTCGTGCTTCTGCGCCCCGCCGCAGCGGGTACCGGTGTCATCGCCGGCGGCCCCGTGCGCGCCGTGCTCGAGTGTGCAGGCATCCACGACGTGCTGAGCAAGTCGCTGGGGTCCTCCAACACGATCAACATCGTGCACGCGACCGTCACGGCACTCAAGCAGCTCGAAGAACCTCGTGCAGTTGCCGCCCGTCGTGGTCTCGACTACGACCAGGTTGCCCCGGCACGTTTGCTGCGGATCGAAGCTCAAGCCGCAGAGGCTGCAGCTGCGGCTCGCCAGGGCGCAGTGAAGGAAGGTGTCTGA
- the rpmJ gene encoding 50S ribosomal protein L36, whose translation MKVKPSVKKICDKCKVIRRNGRVMVICENPRHKQRQG comes from the coding sequence ATGAAGGTAAAGCCCTCAGTCAAGAAGATTTGCGACAAGTGCAAAGTGATCCGCCGTAACGGCCGGGTCATGGTCATTTGTGAGAACCCGCGCCACAAGCAGCGTCAGGGTTGA
- the rplO gene encoding 50S ribosomal protein L15, whose amino-acid sequence MPEDKETAAKAPADKKKTAPKAASDKPTAEKKASADKKTPAEKKASAEKKASADKKSAEKAPAEKKAAAKDAAAASASAASVASEAKAPSTSSGTAASASSGTGPSASSGTAKKKKAEPAETREHVLKVHHLRPAPGAKKDRTRVGRGEGSKGKTAGRGTKGTKARYQVRPGFQGGQLPFHMRAPKLRGFKNPFRVEYQVVNLQKLAELYPAGGDVTITDLVSKGAVRKNEKVKVLGTGDIAVKLNVAVDKVSGSAEQKIVAAGGSVN is encoded by the coding sequence ATGCCCGAAGATAAAGAGACTGCGGCCAAGGCCCCAGCCGACAAGAAGAAGACTGCCCCCAAGGCTGCTTCGGACAAGCCCACCGCCGAGAAGAAGGCTTCTGCCGACAAGAAGACTCCTGCCGAGAAGAAGGCTTCTGCTGAGAAGAAGGCTTCTGCTGACAAGAAGTCAGCGGAGAAGGCTCCTGCCGAGAAGAAGGCCGCAGCGAAGGATGCCGCGGCCGCATCGGCAAGCGCGGCGAGCGTTGCATCCGAGGCGAAGGCCCCTTCGACAAGCTCAGGGACCGCCGCTTCGGCAAGCTCAGGGACCGGCCCTTCGGCAAGCTCAGGGACCGCGAAGAAGAAGAAGGCCGAGCCCGCTGAGACCCGCGAGCACGTGCTCAAGGTTCATCACCTGCGCCCGGCTCCTGGTGCCAAGAAGGACCGCACTCGCGTCGGACGCGGTGAGGGCTCGAAGGGTAAGACGGCCGGTCGTGGAACCAAGGGAACCAAGGCGCGCTACCAGGTGCGCCCCGGCTTCCAGGGCGGGCAGCTGCCCTTCCACATGCGTGCGCCGAAGCTGCGCGGGTTCAAGAACCCGTTCCGCGTCGAGTACCAGGTCGTCAACCTCCAGAAGCTGGCCGAGCTGTACCCGGCCGGCGGGGATGTCACCATCACCGACCTGGTGTCAAAGGGCGCCGTTCGCAAGAACGAGAAGGTCAAGGTTCTCGGTACCGGCGACATTGCGGTTAAGCTGAATGTTGCAGTCGACAAGGTCTCCGGCTCTGCTGAGCAGAAGATCGTTGCCGCTGGCGGTTCCGTCAACTAG
- the rpmD gene encoding 50S ribosomal protein L30 — MARLKVTQIKSKISEKQNQRDTLRSLGLHRIGDVVVREDNSQNRGYVRTVAHLVKVEEID, encoded by the coding sequence ATGGCTCGCCTGAAAGTGACACAGATCAAGTCCAAAATTAGTGAGAAGCAGAACCAGCGCGACACCCTTCGTAGTCTGGGCCTGCACCGCATCGGCGACGTGGTCGTGCGCGAGGACAACTCGCAGAACCGCGGATACGTGCGTACTGTAGCTCACCTGGTGAAGGTCGAGGAGATTGACTAA
- the rpmC gene encoding 50S ribosomal protein L29 has translation MAIGSKELTPDDLDTFDEEKLAEELKKAKEELFNLRFQSATGQLESHGRLRAVKRDIARIYTVIRERELGIRATPLVAETPAKPAKKAKKAAAKAEAPAADAQADDVATEASAEATTEATTEETKEA, from the coding sequence ATGGCGATCGGATCCAAAGAACTCACACCCGACGACCTTGACACCTTTGACGAAGAGAAGCTCGCCGAAGAGTTGAAGAAGGCCAAGGAAGAGTTGTTCAACCTGCGCTTCCAGTCCGCAACCGGCCAGCTCGAGAGCCACGGCCGCTTGCGTGCCGTCAAGCGTGACATCGCTCGGATCTACACCGTGATTCGCGAACGCGAGCTCGGCATCCGGGCCACACCGCTCGTGGCCGAAACCCCAGCGAAGCCCGCCAAAAAGGCGAAGAAGGCTGCCGCGAAGGCCGAGGCGCCTGCTGCTGATGCGCAGGCAGACGACGTTGCAACCGAAGCATCCGCTGAAGCAACCACTGAAGCAACCACCGAAGAGACCAAGGAGGCGTGA
- the secY gene encoding preprotein translocase subunit SecY, with protein MISAIVRIFRTPDLRKKIGFTLAILAIFRLGSFIPTPFVDFANVQTCLASNQGSTGLYELVNLFSGGALLKLSVFALGIMPYITASIIVQLLRVVIPHFETLHKEGQAGQSQLTQYTRYLTIALGVLQSTTLITVARSGALFGSNSNTACTQLITDDSWYAVLLMVITMTAGTGLIMWMGELVTERGVGNGMSLLIFISIAAQFPTSLWSVAQSKNFETFLLVLLVGIAIVFAIVFVEQSQRRIPVQYAKRMVGRRTYGGNNTYIPIKVNMAGVIPIIFASSLLYLPALIAQFNQPAAGKQPAAWVTWVTNNLTNGDHPLYMLLYALLIIGFTYFYVAITFNPEEVADNMKKYGGFIPGIRAGRPTAEYLDFVLTRVTLPGSIYLAIVSLIPLIAFALLGTAQNFPFGGASVLIIVGVGLETVKQIDSQLQQRHYEGLLR; from the coding sequence TTGATTAGCGCCATAGTGCGGATCTTCCGCACGCCGGATCTCCGCAAGAAGATCGGCTTCACGCTGGCGATCCTCGCCATTTTCCGGCTCGGCTCGTTCATCCCGACGCCGTTCGTGGACTTTGCGAACGTTCAGACGTGTCTGGCGTCCAACCAAGGCTCGACCGGCCTCTACGAGTTGGTCAACCTGTTCAGCGGTGGCGCGCTGTTGAAACTGTCGGTGTTCGCGCTCGGCATCATGCCCTACATCACCGCATCGATCATCGTGCAGTTGTTGCGCGTGGTGATCCCACACTTCGAGACTCTCCACAAAGAGGGTCAGGCCGGCCAGTCGCAGCTGACCCAGTACACCCGTTACTTGACGATCGCGCTCGGCGTTCTGCAGTCCACGACGCTGATCACGGTGGCACGCAGCGGCGCACTGTTCGGCAGCAACAGCAACACCGCGTGCACCCAGTTGATCACTGATGACTCCTGGTACGCGGTCCTGCTCATGGTCATCACGATGACCGCCGGTACCGGCCTCATCATGTGGATGGGTGAGCTCGTCACTGAGCGCGGCGTCGGCAACGGAATGTCGCTGCTGATCTTCATCTCGATCGCCGCGCAGTTCCCGACCTCACTGTGGTCGGTTGCACAGTCGAAGAACTTCGAGACCTTCCTCCTCGTGCTCCTGGTCGGCATCGCAATCGTGTTCGCGATCGTGTTCGTCGAACAATCGCAGCGGCGCATCCCCGTGCAATATGCCAAACGCATGGTCGGCCGAAGAACGTACGGCGGCAACAACACCTACATTCCGATCAAGGTGAACATGGCCGGGGTCATCCCGATCATCTTCGCGTCGTCACTGCTCTACCTGCCTGCCCTGATCGCCCAGTTCAACCAGCCTGCGGCAGGCAAACAGCCGGCCGCGTGGGTCACCTGGGTCACCAACAACCTGACCAACGGCGACCACCCGCTGTACATGCTGCTGTATGCGCTGCTGATCATCGGCTTCACCTACTTCTACGTTGCGATCACGTTCAACCCGGAAGAAGTCGCAGACAACATGAAGAAGTACGGCGGCTTCATTCCCGGCATCCGTGCCGGCCGGCCGACCGCCGAATACCTTGACTTCGTGCTCACCCGTGTGACGCTGCCCGGATCGATCTACCTGGCCATCGTGTCGTTGATCCCACTGATCGCCTTCGCTCTGCTGGGCACGGCGCAGAACTTCCCGTTCGGCGGCGCATCCGTGCTGATCATCGTGGGTGTCGGGCTTGAGACGGTCAAGCAGATCGACTCGCAGCTACAGCAACGCCACTACGAGGGCCTCCTGCGATGA
- the rpsH gene encoding 30S ribosomal protein S8, whose amino-acid sequence MTMTDPVADMLTRLRNANSAHHDTVSMPHSKLKSHIAEILKREGYIADWSVADARVGKTLTLDLKFGPNRERSISGIKRVSKPGLRVYAKSTEIPTVMGGLGVAILSTSSGLLTDRQADKKGVGGEVLAYVW is encoded by the coding sequence ATGACAATGACAGATCCGGTCGCAGACATGCTGACCAGACTGCGGAACGCCAACTCGGCGCACCACGACACCGTTTCGATGCCGCACTCGAAGTTGAAGTCTCACATCGCTGAGATCCTCAAGCGCGAGGGCTACATCGCTGACTGGTCTGTTGCAGATGCGCGCGTCGGAAAGACGCTCACACTGGACCTCAAGTTCGGACCGAACCGCGAACGCTCGATCTCGGGCATCAAGCGCGTGTCCAAGCCGGGCCTGCGCGTATACGCGAAGTCGACGGAGATCCCCACGGTGATGGGCGGCCTTGGCGTCGCAATCCTGTCCACCTCCTCCGGTCTGCTCACAGACCGCCAGGCCGATAAGAAGGGCGTGGGTGGGGAAGTCCTCGCCTACGTGTGGTAA
- the rplE gene encoding 50S ribosomal protein L5: MSETATAATTGSVSAKTAQPRLKQKYKSEILPQLQKDFGFTNVHQVPGLVKVVVNTGVGDAARDGKVMDGAIADLTKITGQKPQVTKARQSIAQFKLREGQPIGAHVTMRGDRAWEFLDRLLSLALPRIRDFRGLSDKQFDGNGNYTFGLQEQAVFHEIDQDKIDRVRGFDITVVTTAKNDDEGRALLKALGFPFKQADNN, encoded by the coding sequence ATGAGCGAGACTGCAACTGCTGCGACGACTGGTTCGGTGTCTGCCAAGACAGCCCAGCCGCGCCTGAAGCAGAAGTACAAGAGCGAAATCCTTCCGCAATTGCAGAAGGACTTCGGGTTCACCAACGTGCACCAGGTCCCCGGCCTCGTCAAGGTCGTGGTGAACACCGGTGTCGGTGACGCCGCGCGCGACGGCAAGGTCATGGACGGTGCCATCGCGGACCTCACCAAGATCACCGGTCAGAAGCCGCAGGTCACCAAGGCACGTCAGTCGATCGCGCAGTTCAAGCTGCGTGAGGGTCAGCCGATCGGCGCCCACGTGACGATGCGCGGCGACCGGGCCTGGGAGTTCCTCGACCGCCTGCTGTCGCTGGCGCTTCCGCGCATTCGCGACTTCCGTGGGCTGAGCGACAAGCAGTTCGACGGTAACGGCAACTACACGTTCGGTCTTCAGGAGCAGGCTGTGTTCCACGAGATCGACCAGGACAAGATCGACCGCGTCCGTGGCTTCGACATCACCGTCGTCACCACGGCGAAGAACGACGACGAGGGTCGCGCGCTGCTGAAGGCGCTCGGCTTCCCGTTCAAGCAGGCTGATAACAACTAA